One Leptidea sinapis chromosome 38, ilLepSina1.1, whole genome shotgun sequence DNA window includes the following coding sequences:
- the LOC126975842 gene encoding uncharacterized protein LOC126975842 has translation MSGNWNNDDVYKLIEMFQAREVLWNTMSESYKDRNKKHDAWMEIASEFNMDKKVIEKKIRSLVGQFNRECKSNKSGAGANESSKWFAFKKLMFLKGKNIPSLTVDGGLQGNEENRIASENTLSLNETGNTVTDETTGTPFATPKPFRKRRRPEVEQDPTQQEAVNILQRMYESRKSRDENDAFGEYVSMKLKQIKNSHAKNTAQHHINNILYNATMGQYDFPTTFTDPTASSSWGYNSEPNLSTFSENNADCSSRGYYTAPSPSASFETSSSDNSRTHTRTSARTQSPSNLSESSQDSTQSLNDLLESIKN, from the exons ATGTCCGGTAATTGGAATAACGATGATGTTTACAAACTGATTGAAATGTTTCAAGCAAGAGAAGTACTATGGAACACGATGTCAGAGAGCTACAAAGaccgaaataaaaaacacgATGCTTGGATGGAAATTGCCAGTGAATTTAATAtggataaaaaagtaattgaaaaaaagATTCGATCACTCGTAGGTCAATTTAACCGAGAATGTAAATCTAATAAATCTGGTGCAGGAGCTAATGAGTCAAGTAAATGgtttgcatttaaaaaactcATGTTCCTTAAAGGCAAAAATATTCCAAGTTTAACTGTCGATGGAGGGTTGCAg GGTAACgaagaaaacagaattgctTCAGAAAACACTCTCAGTTTGAACGAAACAGGAAATACTGTCACTGATGAAACTACGGGCACGCCTTTCGCCACCCCAAAACCATTTCGGAAAAGAAGACGGCCTGAAGTAGAACAAGATCCAACACAAcaagaagctgtaaatattttacaaagaatgtacGAATCTAGAAAAAGCAGGGATGAAAATGACGCATTTGGAGAGTATGTCTCGATgaaactgaaacaaataaaaaacagtcaTGCTAAGAATACTGCTCAACAtcacattaacaatattttgtacaatgcGACAATGGGACAATATGATTTTCCAACAACCTTTACAGACCCAACCGCTAGTAGTTCCTGGGGATACAACTCTGAACCAAATCTATCCACTTTTTCGGAAAATAATGCTGACTGTAGCTCGAGAGGATACTACACCGCACCGAGTCCCTCGGCTTCATTTGAAACCAGTTCTTCGGATAACTCCAGGACACATACTCGTACCAGCGCAAGAACACAGAGTCCGTCTAATTTATCGGAATCAAGCCAAGATTCGACCCAATCATTAAACGATTTGTTGGaatcaatcaaaaattaa
- the LOC126975839 gene encoding putative nuclease HARBI1, translated as MEEDLLIGIAFIFCLKKKKKRSYWMRQTLKARGKYSATDYLKDLGIDGCLKDFIRMNSSEFEYLQNLIGAKIGKRDTTFRKSVSVTERLAVTLRFLATGSSYKSLGNVFKLSDQVISIIVPEVCEALNEVLKEYIQIPTTPQEWLHVANSFEEKWNFPNCLGSIDGKHVAIQKPIDSGSEYYNYKGFYSVVLLAIVDAEYNFLYVNIGCQGRISDGGVFANTKFRNKINDNSLKIPSDSSLPGRNKPLPYVFVTDDAFPLQKHLLKPFPGPQDSNSKERIFSYRLSRARRTVENAFGILSARFRVLRTTILLDPEKTTTLIMTCVLLHNFIRKTESSMIYAPSQYYDGDDIVTGTRIDGQWRLEQQQLTPLEACESLTDDGKEIRKEFAEYFSNEGFLDWASKYY; from the exons ATGGAAGAAGATTTGCTCATTGgaatagcttttattttttgtttaaaaaagaagaaaaagcgcTCTTATTGGATGCGCCAAACGCTAAAAGCTAGAGGAAAATATAGTGCCACAGACTATCTCAAGGATTTAGGTATTGATGGTTgcttaaaagattttataagaATGAACAGTTCCGAATTTGAAtatctacaaaatttaattggGGCAAAAATAGGCAAACGAGACACTACATTTAGAAAATCTGTAAGTGTGACGGAAAGACTTGCGGTAACGTTAAGATTTTTGGCAACTGGTAGCAGTTATAAAAGTCTTGGAAATGTGTTCAAGTTGTCAGACCAAGTGATATCTATTATCGTACCAGAAGTGTGCGAGGCTCTCAATGAGGTTTTAAAGGAATACATACAG ATACCAACAACACCTCAAGAGTGGCTACACGTGGCAAATTCATTTGAAGAAAAATGGAATTTCCCAAATTGCTTAGGAAGTATCGATGGAAAGCACGTAGCCATACAAAAGCCAATTGATAGCGGCAGTGAATATTACAACTATAAAGGATTTTACAGCGTTGTACTTTTAGCGATAGTGGACGCAGAATACAACTTTCTGTACGTGAATATTGGCTGCCAAGGACGCATAAGTGATGGCGGAGTTTTCGCAAACACaaaatttcgaaataaaattaacgacaatagtttaaaaatacccAGTGACAGCTCACTACCAGGCAGAAACAAACCTCTTCCTTATGTGTTCGTAACAGATGATGCGTTCCCTTTacaaaaacacttattaaaaCCTTTTCCAGGACCACAGGATAGCAATTCTAAGGAAAGAATCTTCAGTTATAGACTGAGTCGTGCGAGGAGAACAGTAGAGAACGCATTTGGGATTTTGTCAGCCAGATTTAGAGTTTTACGAACTACAATATTATTAGATCCAGAAAAAACTACTACTTTAATTATGACATGCGTGCTACtgcataattttataagaaaaactgAATCGAGCATGATTTACGCTCCATCTCAATACTATGATGGAGATGACATAGTAACTGGTACACGTATCGATGGACAATGGAGATTAGAACAGCAGCAATTAACACCACTTGAAGCATGTGAATCCCTGACAGATGATgggaaagaaataagaaaagaattcgcagaatatttttcaaatgaagGGTTTTTGGACTGGgcatctaaatattattaa